A region from the Triticum urartu cultivar G1812 chromosome 1, Tu2.1, whole genome shotgun sequence genome encodes:
- the LOC125533195 gene encoding E3 ubiquitin-protein ligase WAV3-like, with protein sequence MESRCSACFHPRSGTAATCPVCDAARTTTFGVSPAARTVHGSFSPAQPEHRPTANRFSFGGSPAQPEHLSTANPFSFGGSPAQPVHRSTANPFSSPSATGYFGSGLPPATENPLSKYTLMQPGPVQTSLPFRTDNAPETCVYDDDEPVVEPPLDRQSVVQEALVLKTHSEIPAVARGTAHGGFAVLVHAKAPGVASTAEKTPVDLVTVLDVSGSMTGQKLELLKDAMGFVVDNLGPADRLSVVSFSDHARRVTPLARMSEAGKASAKLAVQSLYADGFTNILKGLKMAAKVLDGRQHKNTVASIILLSDGKDSYQQQRSYQYLVPRSLARRGGRPMAPIHTFGFGTDHDPAAMHAIAELTGGTYSFIENQAVVQDAFAQCIGGLLSVTAQEAWIAITCPHPDVRVRDVKSGRHESRVLAYGRAASVDIGELYADEERRFLLLVDVPRVAGVTDDDAMATPLIKASCTYKDTATGKSMEVAGEDAIVQRPAEVTTDQEPSIEVEVERFRVEATQDIAAARAAAERGDYAEAARILDRRQKAAAGNLAGDARCMALVYELGELSARVATRREYEQTGHSTLLSGMSSHEQQRASSASLFGSMAPAMTAGSAARGHFYLESSAIAFGAAAGAFATPAMKNMVDSSRKIREMRQQSPATTTMHNGAINFAPNNGGS encoded by the coding sequence ATGGAGAGCCGGTGCTCCGCCTGCTTCCACCCCCGCTCCGGCACCGCGGCCACCTGTCCGGTCTGCGACGCCGCGCGCACCACCACGTTCGGCGTCTCGCCCGCGGCCCGAACGGTGCATGGGTCCTTCTCGCCCGCGCAGCCGGAGCATCGTCCCACGGCCAACCGCTTCTCCTTCGGCGGCTCGCCCGCGCAGCCGGAGCATCTGTCCACGGCCAACCCCTTCTCCTTCGGTGGCTCGCCCGCGCAGCCGGTGCACCGGTCCACGGCCAACCCCTTCTCTTCCCCGTCAGCGACGGGCTATTTTGGATCTGGACTGCCCCCGGCCACGGAGAACCCCCTCTCCAAGTACACGCTCATGCAGCCGGGGCCTGTGCAGACAAGCTTGCCGTTCCGGACAGACAACGCCCCGGAGACCTGCGTGTACGACGACGACGAGCCCGTCGTGGAGCCGCCACTCGATCGCCAGAGCGTCGTCCAAGAAGCGCTCGTCCTCAAGACACACTCCGAGATTCCGGCCGTGGCGAGGGGCACGGCCCACGGCGGCTTCGCCGTGCTGGTGCACGCCAAAGCTCCCGGCGTGGCGTCCACCGCCGAAAAAACGCCGGTCGACCTCGTGACGGTGCTCGACGTCAGCGGGAGCATGACCGGCCAGAAGCTCGAGCTACTGAAGGACGCAATGGGGTTCGTCGTGGACAACCTTGGCCCCGCCGACCGGCTCAGCGTCGTGTCCTTCTCGGACCACGCTCGCCGGGTCACCCCGCTGGCGCGCATGTCGGAAGCCGGGAAGGCCTCTGCGAAGCTCGCCGTGCAGTCGCTCTACGCCGATGGCTTCACAAATATCCTCAAGGGCCTTAAGATGGCCGCCAAGGTACTCGACGGCCGCCAGCACAAGAACACCGTCGCCAGCATCATCCTGCTCTCGGACGGCAAGGACAGTTACCAGCAGCAAAGAAGCTACCAATATCTGGTGCCACGCTCCCTGGCGAGAAGAGGTGGCCGCCCGATGGCGCCGATACACACGTTCGGCTTCGGTACCGACCATGATCCGGCGGCCATGCACGCCATCGCTGAGCTGACCGGCGGCACGTACTCCTTCATCGAGAACCAGGCGGTGGTGCAGGACGCGTTCGCGCAGTGCATTGGCGGCCTCCTTTCCGTCACCGCACAGGAGGCATGGATCGCCATCACGTGCCCACACCCTGACGTGCGCGTCCGGGACGTCAAGTCCGGTCGCCATGAGAGCCGCGTCCTTGCGTACGGACGTGCCGCCTCGGTGGATATTGGCGAACTCTACGCCGACGAGGAGAGGCGCTTCCTGCTGTTGGTGGACGTGCCAAGAGTCGCCGGTGTCACAGACGATGACGCCATGGCCACACCTCTTATCAAGGCGAGCTGCACCTACAAAGACACGGCGACGGGGAAGTCGATGGAGGTGGCCGGTGAGGACGCCATTGTGCAGAGGCCGGCGGAGGTGACGACGGACCAAGAGCCATCCATAGAGGTCGAGGTGGAGCGTTTCCGAGTGGAGGCAACACAAGACATCGCGGCAGCGAGAGCGGCCGCCGAGCGCGGCGACTACGCCGAGGCCGCAAGGATACTGGACAGACGGCAGAAGGCGGCGGCAGGCAATCTGGCCGGCGACGCCCGGTGCATGGCCCTGGTGTACGAGCTAGGAGAGCTCAGCGCCCGCGTGGCGACCAGGCGTGAGTACGAGCAGACGGGCCACTCAACCCTGCTGTCCGGCATGAGCTCCCATGAGCAGCAGCGTGCCTCGTCTGCGAGCCTGTTTGGTAGCATGGCGCCCGCCATGACAGCAGGATCGGCGGCACGTGGGCATTTTTATTTAGAATCGTCGGCGATTGCGTTTGGGGCGGCGGCAGGAGCGTTCGCTACGCCGGCAATGAAGAACATGGTGGATTCATCCCGGAAGATACGTGAAATGCGGCAGCAGTCGCCGGCGACGACAACAATGCACAACGGTGCGATCAACTTTGCTCCGAACAATGGCGGCAGCTAA